The following are encoded together in the Pithys albifrons albifrons isolate INPA30051 chromosome 5, PitAlb_v1, whole genome shotgun sequence genome:
- the ATOH1 gene encoding transcription factor ATOH1: MSLPWAERARDPPGPTEPGPGPEPSGCAAFAPGSWLGVCCAARLPPATSPRYLLPAEDEEAAEGGAARGGGSSPGGARGGGRPRGGGGGAGLRAQVSGVQKQRRLAANARERRRMHGLNHAFDQLRNVIPSFNNDKKLSKYETLQMAQIYISALAELLHGPAAPPDAPGKAEHRGAPFEPPCAAVGAGAPPGPTAPPPGPPRASPPGHGRTRFPPPPAAGGYSVQLDPLHFSFAEGALMGQRAPSPALLMPQPGQPPQERSKTSPRSHRSDGEFSPRSHYSDSDEAS, translated from the coding sequence ATGAGCCTCCCGTGGGCCGAGCGCGCCCGCGACCCGCCGGGGCCAACcgagccggggccggggcccGAGCCGAGCGGGTGCGCCGCCTTCGCGCCGGGCTCGTGGCTCGGCGTGTGCTGCGCCGCCCGCCTGCCCCCCGCCACCTCGCCGCGCTACCTGCTGCCCGCGGAGGACGAGGAGGCGGCCGAgggcggcgcggcgcggggcggcgggagcagccccggcggggcgcggggcggcgggcggccgcggggaggcggcggcggcgccgggctGCGGGCGCAGGTGAGCGGCGTGCAGAAGCAGCGGCGGCTGGCGGCCAACgcgcgggagcggcggcggatGCACGGGCTGAACCACGCCTTCGACCAGCTGCGCAATGTCATCCCCTCCTTCAACAACGACAAGAAGCTGTCCAAGTACGAGACGCTGCAGATGGCGCAGATCTACATCAGCGCCCTGGCCGAGCTGCTgcacggccccgccgcccctccCGACGCCCCCGGCAAAGCCGAGCACCGCGGGGCCCCCTTCGAGCCGCCCTGCGCCGCCGTCGGGGCAGGAGCGCCGCCGGGGCCGACGGcgccgccgccggggccgcccaGAGCGTCGCCCCCCGGGCATGGCAGGACTCGCTTCCCCCCGCCCCCGGCCGCGGGGGGCTACTCGGTGCAGCTCGACCCTCTGCACTTCTCCTTTGCGGAGGGCGCCCTGATGGGACAGAGAGCCCCTTCCCCCGCCCTCCTCATGCCGCAACCCGGGCAGCCGCCGCAGGAGAGAAGCAAAACCTCGCCCCGGTCCCACAGGAGCGACGGGGAGTTCTCGCCCCGCTCCCACTACAGCGACTCGGACGAGGCCAGCTAA